The following are encoded together in the Zingiber officinale cultivar Zhangliang chromosome 8A, Zo_v1.1, whole genome shotgun sequence genome:
- the LOC122011549 gene encoding transcription factor MYB2-like: MDFDARAGSNSDVEMELRKGPWTVEEDLLLANYVSVHGEGRWDSVAKCSGLRRTGKSCRLRWLNYLRPDVRRGNITPEEQLLILELHSRWGNRWSKIAQLLPGRTDNEIKNYWRTRVQKHAKQLRCDVNSKRFKDMVKYMWMPRLVERIQAASGGRCEASVPQTAWPAEEGTRLVPVADTTSKSNTVNLSSESSDAASASNYFTGGVEVDAAWFRDTAAAELSEEGWIESLRSPGICDNFWSQDLEQSGWEECCLWNMEQGL, translated from the exons ATGGATTTCGATGCCAGAGCTGGTAGTAACTCTGATGTTGAGATGGAGCTGAGGAAAGGTCCATGGACGGTGGAAGAAGACCTCTTGTTGGCGAACTACGTCTCTGTGCATGGCGAGGGCCGATGGGATTCTGTAGCCAAATGCTCAG GGCTGAGAAGGACCGGGAAGAGTTGCCGGCTCCGGTGGCTGAACTACCTCCGCCCGGACGTCCGACGGGGTAACATCACTCCGGAAGAGCAACTCCTCATTCTCGAGCTCCACTCTCGTTGGGGAAACCG ATGGTCAAAGATAGCGCAGTTGTTGCCGGGGAGGacggacaacgagatcaagaACTACTGGAGGACGCGAGTGCAGAAGCACGCGAAGCAGCTGCGGTGCGACGTCAACAGCAAGCGGTTCAAGGACATGGTGAAGTACATGTGGATGCCCCGTCTGGTGGAGAGAATTCAGGCCGCTTCCGGCGGCCGTTGCGAAGCCTCCGTGCCACAGACCGCGTGGCCAGCGGAGGAAGGCACGCGGCTTGTACCTGTGGCGGACACGACCAGCAAATCGAACACGGTCAATTTGTCGTCGGAGTCGTCCGATGCGGCCTCAGCGTCTAATTACTTTACCGGCGGCGTCGAAGTCGACGCCGCGTGGTTTCGGGATACTGCGGCGGCGGAGCTGAGTGAAGAAGGATGGATAGAGTCGCTGCGGAGTCCGGGAATCTGCGATAACTTTTGGTCGCAGGATTTGGAGCAGAGCGGGTGGGAGGAGTGCTGCCTGTGGAACATGGAGCAGGGGCTTTAG
- the LOC122012546 gene encoding uncharacterized protein LOC122012546 isoform X2 gives MARHASPEIDDELFNEIYGKAYTGPVQSKVDTTTQKGDTNKRALSGSHSDEEDEPRDPNAVPTDFTSREAKVWEAKAKATERNWKKRKEEEMICKICGESGHFTQGCPSTLGASRKSAEFFERVPARDKNVRILFSEKVINQIEMDVGCKIKMDEKFLFVSGKDRLILAKGVDAVHKTIQDGKDRQRSPSSSNRNEIRSPHGSPKSTHLRRSESQRSHSSPRSASRFPSRSANQERPAEEHVRQDPHKISRGSPRAYPNDGGKGRQTHSKSPLRPDVGRDTFRSFDGRNHFTGLHEGSWDVERWRTDSLPEHKYDSHSYSQSLEDLEKEFKEEVIELSRIHAQEEDEENYKHRECIRQLREDYMKKLADTRTEHLKQWQEFIQKQSQTRQTAYSQPSLVEYDQSSRNLQYAGSSLPMDSGSRHQYPADNYSASRPPEGYGEFQRQRREDFGNAYGRY, from the exons ATGGCCAGACATGCAAGCCCTGAAATAGATGATGAGCTTTTTAATGAAATCTATGGGAAGGCATATACTGGTCCGGTGCAATCAAAAGTTGATACAACCACACAGAAAGGGGATACAAACAAGAGGGCCCTTTCTGGTAGTCATTCTGATGAGGAAGATGAACCTCGAGATCCTAATGCTGTGCCAACTGATTTTACAAGTAGAGAGGCCAAGGTTTGGGAGGCTAAAGCTAAGGCAACTGAAAGAAattggaagaaaagaaaagaagaagagatgaTATGCAAGATTTGTGGGGAGTCAGGCCATTTTACTCAG GGATGTCCATCAACACTTGGAGCAAGCCGTAAATCTGCAGAGTTTTTTGAAAGAGTTCCTGCTAGAGACAAGAATGTGAGAATCCTTTTCTCTGAGAAGGTGATAAATCAAATTGAAATGGATGTTGGCTGTAAGATTAAAATGGACGAGAAGTTTCTATTTGTTAGTGGGAAAGACCGATTAATTTTAGCAAAAGGGGTAGATGCTGTTCATAAAACAATTCAGGATGGCAAGGATAGACAGAGAAGCCCTAGTAGTTCAAACAGAAATGAGATTAGATCACCTCATGGAAGTCCAAAATCTACACATCTAAGACGTTCTGAATCTCAGAGGTCTCATTCTAGCCCTAGAAGTGCATCACGCTTCCCAAGCAGGAGTGCCAATCAGGAAAGGCCGGCTGAAGAACATGTTCGTCAAGACCCACATAAAATATCTAGGGGTTCTCCAAGAG CTTATCCTAATGATGGAGGAAAAGGTCGCCAAACACACTCAAAGTCTCCTCTTCGTCCAGATGTTGGACGGGACACATTTAGATCTTTTGATGGGCGCAATCATTTTACTGGTTTGCATGAAGGTAGCTGGGATGTTGAGAGGTGGAGAACAGATTCCCTTCCTGAGCATAAATATGACTCGCATAGTTACTCTCAATCTTTGGAAGATCTTGAGAAGGAATTTAAGGAAGAGGTCATAGAATTGTCAAGAATACACGCtcaagaagaggatgaagagaaCTACAAGCACCGTGAG TGCATAAGGCAGCTTAGAGAGGATTACATGAAGAAGCTGGCTGATACAAGGACTGAGCACTTGAAACAGTGGCAGGAATTTATTCAAAAGCAGTCTCAAACACGACAGACTGCATATAGCCAACCATCTTTGGTTGAATATGACCAATCCTCCAGGAATCTGCAGTATGCTGGGTCTAGCTTACCCATGGATTCTGGAAGCAGACACCAGTACCCTGCTGATAACTATTCAGCTTCAAGGCCACCTGAAGGGTATGGTGAATTCCAGCGCCAAAGACGTGAAGATTTTGGGAACGCATATGGCCGTTATTAA
- the LOC122012546 gene encoding uncharacterized protein LOC122012546 isoform X1: MARHASPEIDDELFNEIYGKAYTGPVQSKVDTTTQKGDTNKRALSGSHSDEEDEPRDPNAVPTDFTSREAKVWEAKAKATERNWKKRKEEEMICKICGESGHFTQGCPSTLGASRKSAEFFERVPARDKNVRILFSEKVINQIEMDVGCKIKMDEKFLFVSGKDRLILAKGVDAVHKTIQDGKDRQRSPSSSNRNEIRSPHGSPKSTHLRRSESQRSHSSPRSASRFPSRSANQERPAEEHVRQDPHKISRGSPRARAYPNDGGKGRQTHSKSPLRPDVGRDTFRSFDGRNHFTGLHEGSWDVERWRTDSLPEHKYDSHSYSQSLEDLEKEFKEEVIELSRIHAQEEDEENYKHRECIRQLREDYMKKLADTRTEHLKQWQEFIQKQSQTRQTAYSQPSLVEYDQSSRNLQYAGSSLPMDSGSRHQYPADNYSASRPPEGYGEFQRQRREDFGNAYGRY, encoded by the exons ATGGCCAGACATGCAAGCCCTGAAATAGATGATGAGCTTTTTAATGAAATCTATGGGAAGGCATATACTGGTCCGGTGCAATCAAAAGTTGATACAACCACACAGAAAGGGGATACAAACAAGAGGGCCCTTTCTGGTAGTCATTCTGATGAGGAAGATGAACCTCGAGATCCTAATGCTGTGCCAACTGATTTTACAAGTAGAGAGGCCAAGGTTTGGGAGGCTAAAGCTAAGGCAACTGAAAGAAattggaagaaaagaaaagaagaagagatgaTATGCAAGATTTGTGGGGAGTCAGGCCATTTTACTCAG GGATGTCCATCAACACTTGGAGCAAGCCGTAAATCTGCAGAGTTTTTTGAAAGAGTTCCTGCTAGAGACAAGAATGTGAGAATCCTTTTCTCTGAGAAGGTGATAAATCAAATTGAAATGGATGTTGGCTGTAAGATTAAAATGGACGAGAAGTTTCTATTTGTTAGTGGGAAAGACCGATTAATTTTAGCAAAAGGGGTAGATGCTGTTCATAAAACAATTCAGGATGGCAAGGATAGACAGAGAAGCCCTAGTAGTTCAAACAGAAATGAGATTAGATCACCTCATGGAAGTCCAAAATCTACACATCTAAGACGTTCTGAATCTCAGAGGTCTCATTCTAGCCCTAGAAGTGCATCACGCTTCCCAAGCAGGAGTGCCAATCAGGAAAGGCCGGCTGAAGAACATGTTCGTCAAGACCCACATAAAATATCTAGGGGTTCTCCAAGAG CAAGAG CTTATCCTAATGATGGAGGAAAAGGTCGCCAAACACACTCAAAGTCTCCTCTTCGTCCAGATGTTGGACGGGACACATTTAGATCTTTTGATGGGCGCAATCATTTTACTGGTTTGCATGAAGGTAGCTGGGATGTTGAGAGGTGGAGAACAGATTCCCTTCCTGAGCATAAATATGACTCGCATAGTTACTCTCAATCTTTGGAAGATCTTGAGAAGGAATTTAAGGAAGAGGTCATAGAATTGTCAAGAATACACGCtcaagaagaggatgaagagaaCTACAAGCACCGTGAG TGCATAAGGCAGCTTAGAGAGGATTACATGAAGAAGCTGGCTGATACAAGGACTGAGCACTTGAAACAGTGGCAGGAATTTATTCAAAAGCAGTCTCAAACACGACAGACTGCATATAGCCAACCATCTTTGGTTGAATATGACCAATCCTCCAGGAATCTGCAGTATGCTGGGTCTAGCTTACCCATGGATTCTGGAAGCAGACACCAGTACCCTGCTGATAACTATTCAGCTTCAAGGCCACCTGAAGGGTATGGTGAATTCCAGCGCCAAAGACGTGAAGATTTTGGGAACGCATATGGCCGTTATTAA
- the LOC122012776 gene encoding uncharacterized protein LOC122012776: protein MALAAKCWMRLIAGGGGAARAFSPPPLLPRIANVRSYHAPIYEVKVGIPEFLKGVGNGVEAHAAKLESEIGDFQKLLVTRTLRLKKLGIPCKHRKLILRYTHKYRLGLWRPRAEVQK from the exons ATGGCGCTGGCGGCGAAATGCTGGATGCGACTCATCGCCGGTGGTGGAGGCGCTGCTCGAGCCTTCTCTCCGCCGCCGCTCCTACCTAGGATTGCCAATGTCAGATCATACCATGCGCCCATTTACGAAG TGAAGGTGGGGATTCCGGAGTTCTTGAAGGGGGTGGGAAACGGAGTGGAAGCGCACGCCGCGAAGCTGGAATCAGAGATCGGAGATTTCCAGAAGCTTCTCGTCACGCGAACCCTTCGCCTCAAGAAACTCGGCATTCCCTGCAAACAT AGGAAACTGATTCTTCGATACACACATAAGTACAGGCTGGGTCTTTGGAGGCCTCGAGCTGAGGTTCAGAAATGA